A section of the Kribbella voronezhensis genome encodes:
- a CDS encoding pyridoxal phosphate-dependent decarboxylase family protein, translating to MSDVLARLKALQEGDLPTHGGSTLAYVYDSGLAEADEIGRQALALYGATNGLDPTVFPSLRTLENDLVGWAARLLQGGSGAVGTVTSGGTESILLAVQTARDAARSGAGTPSADTRSPSVSAGSPSSRPPTSAPPSGGSPSMVLPATAHAAFFKAAHYFGVRPVVVDVDPVTFKARPEALAAACDDSTVLVVASAPSYAHGVVDPVPEIAALAAERGIRCHVDACIGGWVLPYLRADGIRVPDFDFAVPGVTSISVDLHKYAYTPKGASILLHRSAELRRPQFFAHADWPGYTMLNSTTQSTKSGAPLAAAWAVVQHIGDAGYQRLARIAYDGAVRLADMADEVDGLTVLAPPATTLVALRSDERADVFTIADEMAALGWFVQPQLSFRDQPPSLHLTVSAATADRIDELIAALRTAVQKAQVAGPVQVAPELAAAAGGLDPATLDDAAFDGLLALAGLGDAGALPERMAPVNALLNVAPPRLREALLIAFLDRLMRPT from the coding sequence ATGAGTGACGTCCTGGCCCGATTGAAGGCCTTGCAGGAAGGCGATCTGCCGACACATGGCGGCAGCACGCTCGCCTATGTCTACGACTCGGGCCTCGCGGAGGCGGACGAGATCGGTCGACAGGCACTGGCTTTGTACGGCGCTACGAACGGCCTCGATCCGACAGTGTTCCCGAGTCTGCGCACACTCGAGAACGACCTGGTGGGGTGGGCGGCTCGGCTGCTCCAAGGTGGATCGGGTGCGGTCGGCACGGTGACGTCGGGCGGCACCGAGTCGATCCTGCTCGCCGTACAAACAGCCCGAGACGCAGCGCGAAGCGGCGCAGGTACGCCGTCAGCCGACACCAGGTCGCCGAGCGTGAGCGCCGGGTCGCCGAGCAGCCGGCCGCCCACGAGCGCACCGCCCAGCGGCGGATCGCCCAGCATGGTGTTGCCGGCGACGGCTCATGCGGCGTTCTTCAAGGCGGCGCACTACTTCGGTGTGCGGCCGGTTGTTGTCGACGTGGATCCGGTGACGTTCAAAGCGCGACCCGAAGCGCTCGCGGCTGCCTGCGACGACAGCACCGTGCTCGTCGTGGCCAGCGCTCCGTCGTACGCGCACGGCGTGGTTGATCCGGTGCCGGAGATCGCGGCGCTGGCGGCGGAGCGGGGAATCCGGTGCCATGTGGACGCGTGCATCGGCGGCTGGGTGCTCCCGTATCTGCGGGCCGACGGAATCCGGGTGCCCGACTTCGACTTCGCGGTGCCGGGTGTGACGAGCATTTCGGTGGACCTGCACAAGTACGCGTACACACCGAAGGGCGCGTCGATCCTGCTGCATCGGTCGGCTGAGCTGCGGCGGCCGCAGTTCTTCGCTCACGCCGACTGGCCCGGGTACACGATGCTCAACTCGACCACCCAGTCCACGAAGTCGGGTGCTCCGCTGGCAGCAGCCTGGGCTGTCGTCCAGCACATCGGCGATGCCGGTTACCAACGACTCGCGCGGATCGCTTACGACGGCGCGGTGCGGCTCGCCGATATGGCAGACGAGGTTGACGGGCTGACCGTGCTGGCGCCGCCCGCCACCACGCTGGTGGCTTTACGCAGCGACGAGCGGGCGGATGTGTTCACGATTGCCGACGAGATGGCCGCGCTCGGGTGGTTCGTGCAGCCGCAACTGAGCTTCCGGGATCAACCACCCTCCCTGCATCTGACCGTGAGCGCGGCGACCGCCGATCGGATCGACGAACTCATCGCGGCGCTGCGTACCGCAGTACAGAAAGCGCAGGTCGCCGGGCCTGTGCAGGTTGCTCCGGAGTTGGCGGCTGCGGCGGGCGGGCTCGATCCGGCGACATTGGACGATGCAGCGTTCGACGGACTGCTCGCGCTTGCCGGGCTGGGAGACGCCGGCGCGCTGCCGGAACGGATGGCGCCCGTGAACGCACTGCTCAACGTCGCCCCACCACGGCTACGGGAGGCGCTGTTGATCGCCTTTCTCGATCGCCTGATGCGACCCACCTGA
- a CDS encoding MFS transporter — protein MSDQPLPRSVRIGYALGSVATGSFATVPGLLLLPYLTDTLGIAAAVAGAIVLLPKALDVVLNPVAGRISDRYRSALGPRRPFLLRGGLSLAACFAVLFAGPDLDSQLVDAAWVLLAFVGCATAYAFFQVPYIAMPAEITDDYRERTSLMSWRVAVLTVAILISGGSSPAIRDAIGGRDGYRVMGLVVALLLTIGTVGAYYGTRRAPVGRPGEATGTLREQLRVVAQAANFRWLLLTLMLQALAIGSMLAGIDYLARYVLRDPGGASIAFICVVGPALVVSPVWLAVGNRFGKKAGFQAASAVLALGALALLPAEHVPAWCVYLATGVVGIGFTGVQVFPLAMLPDVAAVDAARSGVRRAGVFTGIWTAGETLGLALGPGLYALVLAAGGYVSSTGRDAVQPDSAVTAIVAGMSVVPVALTVASFFTLQRYRLTADEVLEAR, from the coding sequence CGTTCGCGACGGTGCCGGGCCTGTTGCTGCTCCCCTATCTCACCGACACTCTCGGTATCGCGGCCGCGGTGGCCGGCGCGATCGTGTTGTTGCCCAAGGCCCTCGATGTGGTGCTCAACCCGGTCGCGGGCAGGATCAGCGACCGGTATCGCTCCGCACTCGGCCCCCGCCGGCCGTTCCTGCTCCGCGGAGGTTTGTCCCTCGCGGCCTGCTTCGCCGTGCTCTTCGCCGGACCGGATCTCGACTCGCAGCTGGTCGACGCGGCGTGGGTGCTGCTGGCATTCGTGGGTTGCGCGACGGCGTACGCGTTCTTCCAGGTTCCGTACATTGCGATGCCGGCCGAGATCACCGACGACTATCGCGAGCGCACCAGCCTGATGTCGTGGCGGGTGGCCGTGCTGACCGTCGCGATCCTGATCAGCGGCGGCAGTTCGCCGGCGATCCGCGACGCGATCGGCGGCCGCGACGGCTACCGGGTGATGGGCCTGGTCGTCGCATTGTTGCTGACGATCGGCACAGTCGGCGCGTACTACGGGACGCGGCGGGCGCCCGTCGGTCGGCCGGGTGAGGCCACAGGAACGCTCCGCGAGCAGCTTCGGGTGGTAGCGCAGGCCGCCAACTTCCGATGGCTGCTGCTGACGTTGATGCTGCAGGCGCTGGCGATCGGCTCGATGCTGGCGGGGATCGACTACCTCGCGCGCTACGTCCTTCGAGATCCCGGCGGCGCGTCGATCGCCTTCATCTGCGTGGTCGGTCCGGCGTTGGTGGTCAGCCCAGTTTGGCTTGCCGTGGGCAACAGGTTCGGCAAGAAGGCCGGCTTCCAAGCGGCTTCGGCCGTGCTCGCCCTGGGTGCGCTGGCGCTGCTACCTGCTGAACACGTGCCGGCCTGGTGTGTGTACCTCGCGACGGGTGTGGTCGGGATCGGGTTCACCGGCGTGCAGGTCTTTCCGCTGGCGATGCTGCCGGATGTGGCGGCGGTGGACGCGGCGCGGAGCGGCGTACGCCGGGCCGGCGTGTTCACCGGCATCTGGACGGCAGGCGAAACGCTCGGGCTCGCGTTGGGGCCAGGGCTGTATGCGTTGGTGCTGGCCGCGGGAGGCTATGTGTCGTCGACCGGGCGGGATGCCGTTCAGCCCGACTCGGCCGTCACCGCGATCGTCGCCGGGATGTCCGTGGTGCCAGTGGCATTGACGGTTGCCAGCTTCTTCACCTTGCAGCGGTACAGGTTGACGGCGGACGAAGTACTGGAGGCACGATGA
- a CDS encoding Dyp-type peroxidase — translation MVTDPTAGPAASTRALPQSVLMPLTGAAIFLVVRIEPGGEETTRALLERITGLTRGIGFRVPDGGLSCVTSIGSQAWDRLFDAPRPAKLHPFVELNGGKHRAVSTPGDLLFHLRAGQLDLCFELARQVMKELDGAATVIDEVHGFKYFEMRDLLGFVDGTENPAGVEAEQAVLIGSEDPQYAGGSYVIVQKYVHDMKAWEALTVEQQEHVIGRTKLEDIELTDDVKPSNAHIALNVIEDTDGNELQILRDNMPFGSIGSEEFGTYFIGYAKDPGVTELMLRRMFLGEPEGNYDRILDFSTATTGTLFFTPTADFLDDLPPAP, via the coding sequence ATGGTGACCGATCCGACCGCAGGTCCGGCCGCGTCGACGCGCGCGCTGCCGCAGTCCGTGCTGATGCCGCTGACCGGGGCGGCGATCTTCCTCGTGGTCCGGATCGAGCCGGGCGGCGAGGAGACCACCCGGGCACTGCTCGAGCGGATCACCGGGCTGACCCGTGGCATCGGTTTCCGGGTGCCGGACGGTGGGCTGTCGTGCGTGACGAGCATCGGCTCGCAGGCGTGGGACCGGCTGTTCGACGCTCCGCGCCCGGCCAAGCTGCACCCGTTCGTGGAGCTGAACGGCGGCAAGCACCGGGCTGTCTCGACGCCGGGCGATCTGCTGTTCCACCTCCGGGCCGGCCAGCTCGACCTGTGCTTCGAGCTCGCCCGGCAGGTGATGAAGGAACTCGACGGCGCCGCGACGGTGATCGACGAGGTGCACGGCTTCAAGTACTTCGAGATGCGCGACCTGCTCGGCTTCGTCGACGGCACCGAGAACCCGGCCGGTGTCGAGGCGGAGCAGGCTGTGCTTATCGGGTCCGAGGATCCGCAGTACGCCGGCGGCAGCTATGTGATCGTGCAGAAGTACGTGCACGATATGAAGGCCTGGGAGGCGTTGACGGTCGAGCAGCAGGAACACGTCATCGGCCGCACCAAGCTGGAGGACATCGAGCTGACCGACGACGTGAAGCCGTCGAACGCGCACATCGCGCTGAACGTCATCGAGGACACCGACGGCAACGAACTGCAGATCCTGCGCGACAACATGCCGTTCGGCTCGATCGGCTCCGAGGAGTTCGGCACGTACTTCATCGGCTACGCCAAGGACCCCGGCGTCACCGAACTGATGCTGCGGCGGATGTTCCTGGGCGAGCCGGAGGGCAACTACGACCGCATCCTCGACTTCTCCACGGCGACCACCGGCACGCTCTTCTTCACTCCGACCGCCGACTTCCTGGACGACCTCCCACCGGCGCCCTGA